The Candidatus Eisenbacteria bacterium genomic interval CGACCGCGCCACGGCCGTCGGCCCCGCGAGGCTCTCGGCGCTTTCAGTCATCGTCTTTGGCGGACCCGTCACGCTCGGATCACTGGCCGAGGCCGAGCAGGTCACGGCGGCCACCATGAGCCGCATCGTCGCCGGCCTCGAATCGAGCAGACTCGCCACGCGCCGCGTGGATCCCAGCGACCGGCGCGTCATCCGCATCGAGGCCACGGCGCGCGGGCGACGGCTGCTGGAAGAGGGGCGCGAGCGGCGCATCGAGCATCTTCGCGCGCGGCTCATGAAGCTCGGCGATGACGATCTGGCGCTGCTGGCTCGCGCCAGCGAGATACTCGAGCGCATGGCCCGCGA includes:
- a CDS encoding MarR family transcriptional regulator; this encodes MSRQATSRARASLQRDVADHLHSAAIHLLRGLRKVDRATAVGPARLSALSVIVFGGPVTLGSLAEAEQVTAATMSRIVAGLESSRLATRRVDPSDRRVIRIEATARGRRLLEEGRERRIEHLRARLMKLGDDDLALLARASEILERMAREMRSA